In Juglans microcarpa x Juglans regia isolate MS1-56 chromosome 4S, Jm3101_v1.0, whole genome shotgun sequence, a single window of DNA contains:
- the LOC121262495 gene encoding peptidyl-prolyl cis-trans isomerase Pin1, with the protein MSASTTTANQVRASHILIKHQGSRRKASWKDPEGQVIMNTTRESAVSQLKSLYDDIVSGKAKFEDIASRSSDCSSAKRGGDLGPFGRGQMQKPFEEAAYALKVGEISDIVDTDSGVHIIKRTG; encoded by the exons atgTCGGCTTCGACGACGACGGCCAATCAGGTTAGGGCATCGCACATACTGATCAAGCACCAAGGGTCTCGAAGGAAGGCCTCGTGGAAGGATCCAGAGGGGCAGGTTATCATGAATACCACTAGGGAGAGCGCCGTTTCTCAGCTAAAATCCCTCTACGATGACATTGTTTCCGGAAAGGCCAAGTTCGAAGACATCGCCTCTCGCTCCTCCGATTGCAGTTCGGCCAAGCGTGGCGGCGATCTCG GTCCTTTTGGCCGGGGCCAGATGCAGAAGCCTTTTGAAGAAGCAGCATATGCTCTCAAGGTCGGTGAGATAAGTGACATTGTGGATACCGACAGTGGTGTCCACATCATTAAGAGAACTGGTTGA
- the LOC121262494 gene encoding 60S ribosomal protein L8-1, with protein sequence MGRVIRAQRKGAGSVFKSHTHHRKGPARFRSLDFGERNGYLKGVITEIVHDPGRGAPLARVTFRHPFRYKKQNELFVAAEGMYTGQFVYCGRKATLMVGNVLPLRAIPEGAVVCNVEHHVGDRGVLARASGDYAIVISHNPDNDTTRVKLPSGAKKIVPSGCRAMIGQVAGGGRTEKPLLKAGNAYHKFRVKRNCWPKVRGVAMNPVEHPHGGGNHQHIGHASTVRRDAPPGQKVGLIAARRTGRLRGQAAATASKADKA encoded by the exons ATGGGTCGAGTGATCCGAGCTCAGCGTAAAGGTGCCGGGTCCGTCTTCAAGTCCCACACCCACCACCGCAAGGGTCCGGCCAGGTTCCGCAGTCTCGACTTCGGCGAACGCAACGGCTATCTCAAGGGCGTCATCACCGAGATTGTCCACGATCCCGGCCGTGGTGCCCCGCTCGCACGAGTCACCTTCCGCCACCCCTTCCGCTACAAGAAGCAGAACGAGCTGTTCGTCGCCGCCGAGGGCATGTACACCGGCCAGTTCGTGTACTGCGGCAGGAAGGCCACTCTCATGGTCGGTAATGTCTTGCCTCTCAGAGCCATACCTGAAGGAGCTGTCGTGTGCAACGTTGAGCACCACGTCGGTGACCGCGGCGTCCTTGCTAGGGCTTCTGGGGACTATGCTATTGTTATCAGCCACAACCCTGATAACGACACCACCAG GGTCAAACTCCCATCTGGTGCCAAGAAAATTGTTCCAAGTGGCTGCCGAGCAATGATTGGTCAGGTTGCTGGTGGAGGGAGAACAGAGAAGCCACTTCTCAAGGCTGGTAATGCATACCACAAGTTCAGAGTGAAGAGAAACTGCTGGCCCAAGGTACGTGGTGTGGCAATGAACCCAGTTGAGCATCCTCATGGAGGAGGTAACCACCAGCATATTGGGCATGCGAGTACTGTCAGGCGTGATGCACCTCCTGGTCAAAAGGTTGGGCTTATTGCTGCAAGGAGGACTGGTCGGCTCAGAGGACAAGCTGCTGCTACTGCTTCCAAAGCTGATAAGGCTTAA
- the LOC121262493 gene encoding auxin-responsive protein SAUR50: MALKKFSKLPHAAALKQILKRCSSFGKKHGYNNEEDLPDDVPKGHFVVYVGENRSRYIIPISWLAHPQFQSLLQRAEEEFGFNHDRGLTIPCEEVVFRSLTSMIRSSYDN; encoded by the coding sequence ATGGCTCTAAAAAAATTTAGCAAACTTCCTCATGCAGCAGCTTTGAAGCAGATTCTGAAAAGATGCTCAAGCTTTGGGAAGAAGCATGGCTACAATAATGAAGAGGACCTTCCTGATGATGTGCCGAAAGGCCATTTTGTTGTCTATGTGGGAGAGAACAGAAGCAGATACATCATTCCCATTTCATGGCTGGCTCACCCGCAGTTCCAAAGTCTGCTTCAAAGAGCCGAGGAAGAGTTTGGCTTTAATCATGACAGGGGTCTTACCATTCCTTGTGAAGAAGTTGTTTTTAGGTCTCTAACGTCGATGATCAGATCAAGTTATGACAACTGA